From Theropithecus gelada isolate Dixy chromosome 5, Tgel_1.0, whole genome shotgun sequence:
GCGGTACGGCTGGGAGCAGGAACTGAGGGTTCCAGCCCGTTCTCCGGGGCTTCCCTTCCACCACACGATGGATCTGACAATCCTGGGTTCCAAATATTTCCTGCCTGAGGCTGCAGGCTGGTAAGACCCCTAAAGCCATGAAAATCCCACAAAGGTTCCTCCCCACCCAGCCGCCCCACGTACCCCCATCACACAAAGTCAGTGATCCACATTgaagagaaaagatatttaattatttctcagGCTAATCTCTTAAAGCGCTCAGTGTTTTCACAAGTGCAAGGGGAGGGATTGTTCTCAGCCAACATTTACCAGTGATTCCGACACACGCAAAAACACTCCCAATCACGGTGCTTTATACTTACTTTTAATTTCcgcactgaaaaagaaaaggaaggtaaaAACGATGACAGATTAGTTTACAGTGACTTCATCTTTGTCCTTAAATTAACCTTTGCTCCtgagagcaggagagaaagacagGGGAACATCAAAGCATGATGGTGAAACGGTGACCAGGACACCTTGGTCTGGCTAACAAGGGTTCTAAAAACCTGGACATGGTGCCGTCAACACACTAGTTTGTAAACACTGACAGGCAACAGttaagatacattaaaaaaaaaaaaaaagaaaccaaaacaaccCACAATTCCATTCTTAAAATCAAGCACAAAATCTGATAAGGAAACATATCCAGGGGTTGTGTCCCCCATCTTATCAGGAGGTGGCACTCTGAAGGCAGCCACACAGTGTGAGTCACACACTAGGGAGAGACAGACGTGCTCAACACAGAATTCCGGCTTTGCTGAACTGCAATGCATATTCCCTCTTTTCACTAGTACAGAAATGTTCTGCAGGCAGGAACGTGAGCCCCCCGGCTCACTCACCTGTACAACCTCCCCTGACAGACAGTGAGAGTCACGGCGGGGCCAGGGGCTCTGTGTGCTTTGGAGGCTACTGCCTCTGGAATGTTCCGCATTCTCAAGGTTTGGTTGGGCTGTGGGTTTTAGTTACGCTCCACACATTGTTTAGgtgcttgctttatttttcatgtgCAAACTGTTCCTGTCTAAAGCTTTCAGAAGAACGTGTACAGACACCCTGCAGAGACGAGGGTCATGACGGGGCCCTCCTGCCTCTTGCGGTGGGGCGGGGGCATGGGGGCGcgtcacagaaatagagaaaggacATGTTCCGCTGCAGTTAAACGCTAGTCCCTGATTCGGTCCATCCAGAGGCGGGGGTGGGGCTCCTCAGTAGGTGATTGTCCACTCCTTGACAGAGGCGTCATGGGAGGTTGTGACCAGTGTGTGCTCGTCCAGCCAGGCCAGGCTGCTGACATGGTGCAGCCGGTGTGCATCTGGGAAGAAAGGGTGTGATTTAACGAAAAGCCAAACTTCTCTGCATCTATGTACATCTTGGACTAGGAAGATGGAACCACCTGGGCCCTCAAAAAAATGGCCACGATCATTGCAACTCAGGAGTCCGGCATGGTGGCAGTGGGGCTGAATTCTCTGCGTGGCACTCCTGAGCCCTGGGGCCGGGTAcctctttttcatgtgctgcaGGGTaattagcagcatccctggctccACCTACAGATACCAGAGGCTCCCTCTCTCCAAGTCTTGACAACCAAGTTCCAAGGGAGTGAAGTAACAATGTCGTCTTCTGTATAAAAGCGATGACATGCAGACAACACACAAACAGCTACACCGTATCCATGCCCTATTAAAATGGGGCAGGCATGACAACCAGTAAGAGGCTGGAAAACACAGGACTGGGGGGGCCACTGACTTTCCCCTCTGTGACAGTCACACTGTGGGTGACCAGATTCGATTCCCCATCATCTTGCCTCCACCCACCCGAGATGCCAACAGTGAGACTGTGCGCTTATGGCTCCTCTGTGGCTGACTCTGCCCATGATGCCCAGGGAGGCTCCCAGCTGCAGGCAAGGGGGTTCCCACCAGCTCTCTGCTCCCCAGGTCCGGGAGGCCCCCAGCCTCTAGGTCTGCAGCCCCGCCTAGACAGGGTAAGAttcagcccccaccccacctggCACGGCACACACCCTGATGCAGGAAGCCTTGGCCTGCGGGTGGCCCAGGAGCACCTTCAACCACCAAGCAGGACTTGGCTGTAACGCCAGGCTTTAGTGCTCTGTCCACATCGCCAGGCTCGCTCTTTTCCAGGTGCAGAACTCAACTATCTGTACGAGAGCCCGATGCCAAGGTCACTTCATGTTTGGTGGCCTGCGATCCCATAGTGAAGACACAGACCCCGACCTCCTACTCTCTATCCGACTAGCTcttgctgtatttttttctggatcCATTTCATTCATGAACTTGTTTGATTCTCACTATCAGACTGCCGACTGCCTTATAAACCAGGATGGACACTGAAACCTGCTTTGTGTCCCCTCCCTTCCAGACCGGGCTGCCTTCCCTCTTTGCCTGCCCTGCACCTGAAGCCTGCAGCTGGGGAATGGGCTCTGGGGGTGGGctaagacatttttaaataggaaaggATCCCATTAATGTTTAACACAAAAGGATGTCTTTAAGGAGAATGGATGAAGGGACTTGACCACACACTAGGAGGAGAGTGGTAGGGGGGCACTTGGGGAGGGGAGGGTTTGGACAACACAGATGATGCCTCCCCATACGTGCGCGGCCACGCGAGGACATCATAACCCCCACAGGGAGAAATGATGACATGCAGGACTAAATAAAAGTGACTGTTACAAATCATTTcacctgtttcctttttaaatgtggctaccAGGAAATTTCAATGCTACATGAGGCTCACATTATACATTGGACGTGGCTGTCTTAGGGAGGGGGAGACCCTGGTTCCAGGTGGGATTTAAGGGGTGGGTGGGCGAAGTGAAGACGTCAAAAGTGAGACCTTCACTCAGCTCAGCAGGTGTCCTGTGCATGGGGCCCCCATGGTTCCTCAGTACAGCCAGCCGCGCAGCTGGTGTTTGCTGGAGGGAAGGAGACCCACACGTCTTCCAGACCACCTGCCCAGAAGCACAGAGGCTACTTAGCCCTGGGGACCGCAGCCAGGGGACAGCCTGTGAAGTGGCCCGTGGAGCCCTGGACTATGGGTGGTCCCCGCCAAGGCCTGGGGGCGGAAGTCACCTTGGATCTTGACTCTGGTTTCCGGATCACTCAGGGTCCAAACATACACCATCATGTCCATGCCACCGGAGGCAAAGTGTTCATTGTCTGGGGACCAGGCCAGGCAGACGATTTTTGCATGGTGTCCATAAAAAACATTGTTCTCCTAATTGCAGGTTGAAAACAAGAGAGGCAGCAGGTCAGGTTCAGGCCACAGTTGCCTGTATCACCTCGCTTATCCCTCAAGGCGACAATGGGGACCCAGGTTTCTCAGGCGCTAACTCTATGCCAGCGGCCCCTGCAAACCCACTGACTCCTCAGAAGCATGGCACGAGGCACCTGCTACTTGTCGAGGCAAAAAAGCTACAGCTCAGACAGGCTCAGCTCAAGGTGACCAAGTCACGGATATTAACCTCCCACTGCCAACTGCACCGCCCAGCACGGGGACAGAGAAGCCTGCCGCCCACTCACCGAGTAGCCGTCAGCAACGCTGAACACTGTGACCACCTTGCTGGCGTCACACACCGCGAGGAAGGCGCCATCGTGGGAGTAGGCCACATCGGTCACGGGGCCCTTCGCCTCCAGGAGCTTGCCCTCATCCTTCAGTGTggtgcccaggatggagtacaggcGGACGTTACCATCCTACAGCAGGGACAGAGAGGAAGTGAGCCACCCCcgaacacacacaccacacccacccTTTGTGAAGGGAGGGGTTGAGGGCTTCAGAAAATGTGCTATTCCCGCTGACTGCTGCTCCACTGGGCCCATGCCAGGCGCTGGGCACAGCTCTTCCCATGGATGGGCCTGAAACCTACACAGCTCTATGAAAACGGCTGTCGGTACCTCAGGGCACTGCTGGTCTCCTGAGGCCCTCAAGCTGGCTGGTAGAGGAAGCCACTCCATGCCCTGGTCACATCCGGCACCTGAAGGACCGGGCAGCAGGCAGACCCACCCGGCCCCTAGCACAGAGGGCACTGCCACGCCTGCTGCAGGACTGGGTTATCGGAGGGCTGCCctccagggctggggaggggaaatGAGCTCTTCTACAAAGCACTCAGGACTTGGCCAGGCACACTGTGACCGGGCCGCACACACAAATTCAAGGGCGCTGAGGCCGAACTCAAGGGAAATTGTAAAATGCCTGGTTAGTACTGCACCTGGAAGATGCTTGGAAGTTTCTGTCACTCTTCATTTAACCTATGAGCCGAGCCCAGGCCCAGGGGATGCCGTTCCTTCATTTCCTGACCTGCTACCCTCTTGTGCTCCCCCCACCACTCATGGGGCTGGCTCTGAGACCCAGCCGTCCCCTCCTCGGTACTCTCCTTACCTCACTGTCTAGTCTTGTGGGTACCTGGACAGTGAGGTGGGGGGAAGTGCCAAGGGAGGCAGGGGAAGGCTCCAGCTCTGGGTGGCAGGAGGTGGCTGGGCCCCAGAGCAAGTCCCTCGCCCCCAACGCCCCCATCCTTCCCCTGACCCCTTGCCTTCCCTGAGACAGCCCTGGTACTCAGGCTGTCCCCAAATCACCCAGATACCAAGGACAGAGAGCATGGGGGAGAGGAAAGCGCCTTACCGCACCCCCAACCGCCACCGTGTCCCCGCCGGGGTGCACTGCCACAACTTCGGGCTCATAGCCGGGGTTGTCGATGCTGAAGCACTTCCTCTGATCCTTCAGCAGGACAATCTGCGGCACACACAGGCAGCCAGTCAGGAGGTCCAGCCCTTCGGGACAAAGCCCTCAGTGGCAGGAGGGGCGCGTCCCTTTCAGGGCTCACTGGAGTTGGGTTTGGCTCCATCCCCAACCTTTTTGCAGGGCCACCTGGGGCTCTGAGCCACACCACCTGGACTCAGTCCCAGCCTTGTGACCCTCAGTCAGGTGGGACAGGAAACACACCTAACTGTGACCATCACTGTCATCACTACATTACTTCCACTGCAGTCACGACAGCACCACCTCTTGGAAAGTCAATTGGCCTCTGAACTTCAGTTCCTCCAGTCAATGAGGGAAATAAGTGCACTCCGCTGAACAGTGCTCCGAGGCGTCAGGAGGGCGGGAGCACCCAGGGCAACAAGGCCCCAAAGCAACAGTGCAAAAGTAGATGGCACGCGGGATTCTAGGTTCTGGCTTCttagaacaaaggaaagaaacagagttCCTCAGCGCATGGTTCTCCCACAGCTCGGGAACAGGAGAACCTCGTGGCGCCCAGAAGACACAACACGGGCACCCAGCTGTGGAGCGTCCGCCTCTGACTCCAGCAGACTGGCAGTGGAGCCGGAACGCTCCAGTCTGCAGACTCTGCTCCCCAGTCAAGCATGACTCGCAGGGGTAGAAGGGCAGATGGCAGCATAGCACGGTGGCCGGGAGACCGGTGCCTACTCCCTGGGGCCAGGGTTGCTTCTCCTGATGCCCCAAGCCCACTGGGAAGCATGCACCCCTCATGGTGGCTGCCACTCCAGCCCCGCACTGCCTTTACTCCTGACCTGCTTGGCGAGAGGACAGAAGACCATCCTTAGTGTGGGCTCAGCCATGCTGGTCAGCCCTCAGAACTGCCAGGGTGCCAAGTACTCAGGTGTCTGGGCTGCAGTGGGGACGCCCACACGGCACAGTGCTGACCGGGCAGGGCTCCGAAGACTGACAGACCGAGGCCTGACCCCAGCACAGCTGCTTGCTGGATGAGGGGACAGCCCATAACCATCCTGGGCCTCAGCAGCCAGTGGTGCCTGGCTGTCATGAAGACAGGAGTCAATGTTTAGAGTAAGAAAGGTACTAACAACagtaaacaaaaacagcaacaacccCTGGGCATGTGCCAGCGTTCTGCTGTGAGTGTTCCAGCCCCACAAGGCAGGGATCCGGTTCCCCGTTTCGAGGAGAAAATGGAGTACAGTGCTTATGCTGCACACCCAAGGGTCCAGTTACCACAGGCTGAGTTGGGACTCGCCCAGAATCCAAGCCTCGGCACCCGCACTGGGCCTTTGCCTCTGGTATGTGCAGCAGACGCTCTGCAGCGGGACCTTCCTTCTTCTGTCTCCCCTTCTTGTCAATTCTTCCGGTTCTAACTTACTCAACTGCTCCCAGACAGAGTGGCCTTCATCTCTTGAGTTTTGCCTTTATCCCAGTGTGCCCCGACCCAAGCCACCAGCTGTCACGAAGGCAGGCAGCCTCCGCCCCTACCCTCTAGGCTTCTGTTTCTGATGGATTGTGGGTGGATCGGGATGAATGGTAGCAGCACCCTGACTAAAACCTACTACTGAAGATGCACCTCTGTCATCTGCTTGGTTCTGGGGGTGGCCTTACCTACTCACAGGCGAGGAATGAAGGCCTAAGCATTTGCCTGAAGCTTTGTCTAACATGAGACTTGAACATGGTTGTTTCCTGATCTAAAATCCCAGGCCCCTCCCAGTACCCTCCTAACCCTTTGACTGGTGACAGGGAGCTCTGCAGAAAATTCTGACGCAGAGCAGGGGTTCCAGATGCCCTGGGAGGACTGGGTGATTAACAGCAGATCAGACAGAAAATGCCTCACAAGGAGGTAGAGGGACCTGTAGCCTGTCCCCCACACAACACAACCCCACCGGGGACCTTTCTAACCTCttgggtggcaggcgcctgctGGGCCCATCTGAACATCCTCGTGAGATCCTTACTCTCAGCCTCAGGGGAAAGGACGGCCTAAGATGACCAcgactttacagatgaggaaacctggGTCTGGAGACAGTGCACTCTGCCCTAGGCCTCATCCCCTCACCCACAAAGCCCCATGTGCAGACCCCTTGGCTGGGAAGAGCCCTGCTGTACAGAGATAGGCCACCTGCCGGCCTTCTAGAACTCCACTTTGTAGCGTTTCCCCCAGGCCCCGAGGCACTCCGTGTGCGGATTCCCTTtgcacctccccacccccactggcTGTCCAGGCTGTTTGCAATAATTACTTGGCAGGGATTTCTTATTATCTAGGACACAGAGAAATCCACTCTCCCTAAAGCAATTAAGTTCACAAGGCAAAGGAGGGCCGGAGGGTCCTGAAAGCAGCTTTCTTTAGCAGGGCTCGCCACTCATGCCAACAGGTGCCCCTTGCCTTCCCCGGTCTACATGCCAGCAAGCCTAGGCTCGCCAACAGATAGTATCTTCTGCAGAGCAGAATTCTGCATAAAGTGGGTCAGGCTTGGGTCTCAGGTGGCTTTGGTCCGGATATTCCAAAGGTGTGCAGGTGGCCCCGCTGTCTGGGGTGAGAAGCCAGGCTGGGGAGTCAGGTGCCACCCTTCTGCATGCGGGAAAGTACCAAGCCACTctaggcctcagcctcctcatctgtaaaaggaaccAAGACGGTGTGAGGAGCCTTACATGTACTTCCTCACAATCACCTCGATCTGTGAGTGCTGGGGAtgggaaactaaggctcagagagggtgaggTAAATGCTGGAAGTCACACAGCTACAACGCAGCAGGGCTGGGACGTATACAGGAGCAAAGGCAGGCCCACCCCAGAGTCTCTCATAGACCTTACAGGCTGACAGGCACGCAGAGTTGTCTGAGGCTTAGAgacaaatctcagctctgccctcTGACCAGCTGTGGCCTTGGACAACCAACTTATCCATTCTGTGCCTCCAATTCTTCATCTGTACAACTGACAGGATGGCGGTGAGGATTAACTATGTGAGATCCCTTAGTGCAGTGCAAATAAGCGCTCAACCAAAACTCAGACTAGAGCAACTGTCAAACGGGACACGAGTCAAATTCAGCAAGCAGGCACCACACAGCTGCAGGCTCCAACCCAAACACTAAGCCAGGTCCCTACCTGCCCAATGCACACGACCACGGCGTATCCCCCGGGGCCGACAGCCACGCACTTTGGTTGAACATCAAGTTTCACAACTCCTTGTCCGCTGTTGGAGAGAAAGGAAGCACATTACTGCGACACTGCAGCAGCTCAGTGTAGGTATGCATACGTAGTTACTGTTAAACCACAGCAATCTTGCTCCTTAGAAGAAGGCAATTCTACTGCCATCTATACTGGAGAGACTTGCTGAAATAAGGGATGGTGGCAAAAAAATGACCCATGACTCTGGTGCAGAGATTATAAATCATAATGGGGGCCCGGGTCGGGGGTGGGAAGGAGTGGTGGGAGGCAGTGAAGGGCATTGTTTATGCTCCTATTTATCTGTGGTAAGCCCTCATTACACCCAGATGTGGTTTTTGTCCCCGTGTTGGCTAAAGACGCTGGAGTTTACTGAGCACAGACAGAATCGAGCTCTGCTCCCCAAAATCGATGGGTAACTTTTAAGAATCCACTACCTTTAACGGGTGAAAATCATGTTATCTTTAGCCTTGGCCAATGCTACCAAAACTTGTCCTAGAAAGACTCAAACACATAAACTTCTTGAAAACTGAGATAATCAAGAGAATTTCTGTGTCACTGGGCCAAGTGTGGCATCCCCAAAGGCTCCGCAGCAAGGTCACCAGGCCAAGGCTGGCTCTGTAAGGGCCTTGCCTTGGGTTATCTGGCCCAGGGAAGATCTTCATGGGACGTGTTAAAGAGTGGGGTCACCACAGGGCAGTAGAAAGAGGACCAGGGCCCAGATGCCTGGGCTCTGGGGCCACTTCTGCCACTCATCGGAAGGCCTAATTTATCTACAGATGCCCAGTCGGCCAGGCAGGCAGGGTCTTGTGCAACAAGGACAGCACACCTGCTAGGAGCTGCGTGCTGTATCCTGTGCCAGGCTCCCATCAACAGGCCCCAGCAGTCCCCACCTCTCAGGCAACACAACTTAGGTAGGACTACCGGGTCACAAAGAGGTCTACACAAGAAATGTAGGGCCAGAGGAGGGGTCAGACCTGGGCGTGGGGACACTGGATGTGCAGTGCCCTTGTCAGGGCCTGGAACATTTCCCTTTCAAGTCTCTCCAACTGCATTTAGGACTTCAGATCACTTGCAAACTGCTACTCTCCTAGCTCCGCTGACTGCCAATCAAAGGCCcaagagtaaaaacaaacaagacatTGTCTTTTAACCAGATCACTATGCCCATCTCACCCTTGAGCAGAAGGGGAATGCTGTCTTGTTCTCAGCACCTGCCCTGTGCCAGGCTCACCTAACCCACAACGGCCTGAGGCAGGCTCCACTGTACCCGCCTTTACTGATGAGgaaagggagacagggagagaccgCAGCAGGTTTCTGAGGAACAGGGCTGTGATCTGCTGCCCCTGCTTCCAGGGCAGAGTCCACACCTGGCCATCGTCTGTGGGCAAGAGCATTACCCAGACCACCCGGATCTGTAACACAGTGCTGGGCTCAGGGCCCAACAACAGGAGAACAATgctggggacagggcaggagAGATGAAAGGAGCAGGTGAGGCATCCTCCAGAACAGGAACTGCTGGTGGCACAAGCCCTCCGCAGGGAGCTGAGGCTCATGTGGGACCCCCGCAGACCCGAGCACTCTCACCTGTAGTCCCGTAGCGTGAGGCTGGTGTACCGCACGGTGTCGTCCATGCTGCAGCTGATGAGCTGCCCCGACTCGTCCACGGTCATCCTGGACACCTGGTTCGTGTGGCCCTTCCCAGCGAAGGAGTCGTTCTCCCCTGTCTCTGAATCCCAGTAATGTAGGGCAGGGTTAAGGAAAAGCCCGGCTCCCGGGACTGCTGGGTGTTCTCCAGTGTGGCTTCAGTCCTAAGATCCTCCGTTTACATCAACAAATGAGAATCTCATTGCAAACGGATATAACCATTCCCCGCTGGGAAGCCGGCAGTGTCCACTGTCGACATGTTCTTGGGAAGGGATATCTGAAGTGTGGGTGTACCACACAGGGGCTGGGATGAGGCAGAAAGGGAGCCATGCTGGAGGCTCACTGGGGACCAGAAAGCCGGGGAGACGCCAGTGTCGCCTCTGCCACTAGTTATCGGGCAGGCACAGCCCTCTACCCCCACATTTCTTTACGTTTTGGGGGCAGAGGGTGGCATGTCTGCCCTCCTCTCCCAGCACTGGGGGGACCTCCTTGGGTCCTGGACCCCTGGGAGGTGCAGCACATGCAGACCAGAGCTGTCCACACAAAAGGCAGTCTCCAACACGGCACGGTGCTTGGGGGGGCAGCAGGACAACGCACAGCAGGTGCCTTCATCAGCAATTTGTGTGGGCATCCCTGCCCAAGCACTCTGCAGATGGTGGCTCCAAGATTCAAGACAGCCCAGTGAGCAAGGTGTCACCAGCTCCAGGCCATGCAGGAAAAACACAACAGAAGCCCCCTTCATTGGGGAGAAATCAGGACTCATTTAAAGAAACCAAGACAAGGACTTACAAGGGGGACACAAACACCTCCAGGGAACATCACCGAAGGGCCACAAAGCACCTCGCAGGAGCTCCGGCCCTGGCTCTGCAGACCACAGGCTGCGTGACTCTGGGGAGGGCACGTCAGCTCTCTGGGCTccagttttcctatttttaaaacaaggggACCCAACGTAAGGGTGTCCAGGTGCTTGTGAATTCTAGGAATCAAGAATCCCACCGTGTGGAGTAGGGCCAAGGTTGGCGCCAGCTGCCATTGGCAGGGAGAGTGGCAGCCCAAGCTCAGGGCCGTTAAGCCACACTCTCAGGGTTGCATGACAAGAAGGGACTGACCAGGTCGGAGCCGCCTGTGGCTTTTCCTCAGCCTAAGCCCTGGAGCTGCCAAGGCCCCGTGTGCAGACAGGCCACCCCCTAGAAGCCACACTGGTCAGAAGAGCGTGTGGCTGTGGCTGCCGCTGGAGCCACCTGGCTGGTCTGGCCTCTGGCACCGTGGGAACAGGAAATTCCCCTCTAGAGCCAGCAACTCTGGAGCCAGCTCTGTGAGTCAAAGGATA
This genomic window contains:
- the WDR1 gene encoding WD repeat-containing protein 1 isoform X4; translated protein: MPYEIKKVFASLPQVERGVSKIIGGDPKGNNFLYTNGKCVILRNIDDHSRFVNCVRFSPDGNRFATASADGQIYIYDGKTGEKVCALGGSKAHDGGIYAISWSPDSTHLLSASGDKTSKIWDVNVNSVVSTFPMGSTVLDQQLGCLWQKDHLLSVSLSGYINYLDRNNPSKPLRVIKGHSKSIQCLTVHKNGGKSYIYSGSHDGHINYWDSETGENDSFAGKGHTNQVSRMTVDESGQLISCSMDDTVRYTSLTLRDYSGQGVVKLDVQPKCVAVGPGGYAVVVCIGQIVLLKDQRKCFSIDNPGYEPEVVAVHPGGDTVAVGGADGNVRLYSILGTTLKDEGKLLEAKGPVTDVAYSHDGAFLAVCDASKVVTVFSVADGYSENNVFYGHHAKIVCLAWSPDNEHFASGGMDMMVYVWTLSDPETRVKIQDAHRLHHVSSLAWLDEHTLVTTSHDASVKEWTITY